The Malus domestica chromosome 17, GDT2T_hap1 genome contains the following window.
ctctctctctctctctctccaatttgTGATGGactttatatttctttctctgcctctctctatctctgatactgtttatgtttatttcCTTTGTTCGGAAGGGATTTTTTCTCGAATCTTTTCTTCATAGTTGCGCCCTAGGTACTTTTTTCAATGAATGGTAGAGCtaaattctaattttatatCATATCAGTTTACGCATCTTTTGTATTCCTTTGACCATCATCCTTTTATGCTTGATGTCATTGTAGACTTAAAGAACGTTTCAGCCGTGGGACATTACGTGAACAGAAGGACCGCGAAAGATGCCCAGTTCGTAAGCATAAGGTTGGTTGATTGCTGTTAATGGATTATAACTGGAACTACTGATATCAAATTCACTTTGAGCTGTCGTTTCacataacattttatattgcTTGCATCCTAAGGAACAAAATGTTTGAGTTGGGCGATAGATTGGttgggatatatatatatatatatatataaacagatAATTGAACGAAGAGCATTATCTTCAATCCAGAGAGTTTTCTGGTATGCGTAAGTTTCTTTACACTATTTGCTGACTTTTGGAAGTCCATATAATTATATTGATCTGTACTCAGAAATTTCAAGCTGAATCCAGAGGGTCTCTGAAGGTAAGTTGTCCGTTGCTGTCGCTCTTGATTCGACGAAGGTTGAATGCGAATGAGGGTGGTGAAACTGCCTGGATGGGGTTATCGCTGACCCGAATGAAGCTGTAGGACCATGAACCAAGTAGGGCTCCTATCACTGGTCCAACGACATAGACCCATATTCCTTTGTAGTATGCACTAGCGATTGCTGGCCCTATTGTTCTTGCTGGGTTCATTGATCCACCTGATATTGGTCTGTGTATTCACAAAAACCATGCATGTTAGCTGTTTCACTTGCTTAAATATATGCACGACATGTTTGTCTAGTCTctcgttttttgttttttattgcaTGTTTGTAACCAGTCCTGTTTGTGTGCATCTCCATAATCTTTTACTTACCCGGCAAAAATTGAAGTTATGCAAACCGCGGAGCCAACTGCGATCCCTGCTAGTTCTCCTACCTGTTGTGAACAGACCCCATTGAAATGTCACATAAAGAGTTTAAAtttcgttgttttttttttttttggtcgaagaaAAGAGATAGAAATTCATGTCAATATAAATATCTGTGGAAACGGTACAGCTTTGGTATCAGTTGCGACGGCAGAGGCGATGAACACCATGGAAAATGTCATGATTATCTCTGCGATCAAAGCTTGGGTCTCTGATCCAGAAGGTGATGTGGTGCCTAGTTGTTTAATTGGGTGCAACAGTACATACAGGGTAAACGAGGCAGATATTGATCCTGCTAGTTGAGCTACTGCATAAATTGGGACCTGAAAAGAAAGGTCCATAAGTATTTGTGGTACAAAAGTATATGGTATACATTCCTAAACCACTACACCAACTGACTAACTTGTTGAAAAGAGGACCATGAATGTACATGGTATACAATTCCTAAAAATCACAATAAAGATTTGGCAGTccaaattcttttttattacTTCAGGGCTCCAAAAGCCTTTTGGGAACTTTTAtatgcttttaattttttttattcatacaATGGTATCTCTTGAAAATGAGAGAGAATTGGATTAAGCCACAAAAAGAGTTAAGAATAAGGATAGTGCTGTTCACTCATTCATTTTTACTTTCTATACACTCTTGTTAACTTTTAGCCATTaactttttttaattcattcgatccaacgATCGAAAATTGAGAAGAGTGTGTGATAAGTAAAAGTATGGATAGCACTACCCAAGAATAATAACTAAGTATTGAACTTGTCATAAAAGCAAGTCGAACTTCATAGACCTTTCACATATAAGTATAGAGGAATACAACTAAATTACCTTGTTTGTAGCTTCAGGAGACtaaatttcaaaatattcaaattaCTGGTAAAAGAATTTGAACTTGTAAGGGGATGAGCACACATCTACTTAATTGGACTAACTCACATTTGTACTTAGATAAGAAACCACACACAAGTATTTTATaaactttttgggttttttttctcGAAGGGTGGGGGAATTGAATTTAGAATCATGTGTATAAAAGTAAATGCTCTTTATTACTTGAGCTAGAAAAGCCTTATAAAATCTTTGGGTGAGGGACTTACAAGTATTAAAGAGATTGAGATCAAGTTAAataatgtgtcatcaatagaaaataagcacgttaatcaataattaagtaataatctaatcatctacCACAACATTattggtttacaaatttggtctccctaacgTTACATGTAGATCAGAGGGATTAAAAATACATTACATGTGCAGTACAAAGACATGTGAAAAGAATTTGCAAATCACTCATTGGAAGGTGTTATTTGTAAATTCCTCTTACATATTCTTAAATGATCTTGTAGTGCATTTTTAAGAGAAGAgctccggatctcttccaccaaggccACTGAATCAAGTGATTCGGACctttcaaatttcatccaacgaCCCACATGTTTTGACCCTCTTAAAAGctgtaataatttttttgtcattggatgaaatttgaaagGCCCGAATTACTTGATCCGATGACTTTGGTGaaagagatccggagaggatctcttgATTATCTCATTCATTTTTAATCCCTCTTATCTGAATtttgtaataattttttatatactTGGCCGTGGGCCCAAATGGGCCTTAGTTTGGACCATACACAAGCATCTATCATGCGAGTTTCATGGGGCTTTCTATGGCATTATATTGCCCATAAGTCACGTTGCACACATAGTTCCGAAAcgaggaaataaaataaaaaatttgcaattCCATTAACTTTCTAAGTGCTCCATAACAAAACAGAAACATGGGGACCTCAGAAGGCTAGCTGTAAGTGTACCTGTTTCCATGGAAAGTGCCTAACGGCGGCGAAAGCAAGAGTGACGGCCGGGTTCATGTGTGCACCGGAGATGTGGCCGACCGCATAGATCATCACGGTTATGATGAGCCCTCCTGCAATAGAAGCTCCAAGCTTTGAGACTTGGTGTTCGTCGCTGGCAGCAAGAGCAGCCGAGCCAGCCGTGGCAAACACCAACATATACGTTGCTATCATCTCTGCAACCACCtgcaaacatatatatatatatatacacacacacacacatatgaaGTTGGATAATTTTTCTACTGAGTTACATTAATTCATTTAAACTGTGGGAAAGAAGATTCGAACTTGAGTTCAAGGAGAAGTACAGTATTCTATCTGCGAAGTTGGATAATTGAAGAACATGATGAAAGTATATGGTTGCAACAATAGCAGAAGTATATATACAATGTTTGTACCTTTTTGAAAAAGCCATGTGGGTAATATGGTTGTTCAACAATCGGTGACTGCGGATTGTGATCATATGTGTTTGGATTTTGGGAGGTTGCCGGGTGGTTTTCTGGAGAGGCTAACTGATCAATTGGAGCCATTTCTCGATTCACAATAAAAAACCTGgaatacaaaaaaattataaactaGTGATGGAAGAAACTAAGTAGTGCAATGGTTGCAGCAGCTCTTGACGGATAACTATGTCATCCTCCAGGCTGGTTTGGTTCCTAGTAAGAGCTTAGTTGATCACTACATATAGAGTCCAACAATTCATTGCCCTATGTGGGGAGACTTTGATTGATGGAAAAGAAGAGAATAAAATAAGGTTGCGAAAATGACTATATTATTTAGAGAGAGATATTTATGTTGCGGCTaactttatttataaaaaaagacATGCAGTTAACATGTCATTTAGAAACTATCGATATTATTGTTAAGTTGACATTATGAAGTTACACTTTTGTCAAATATTATTGTTATGATTATTGATATGTCGTGGTTATTATGTCTACAAGTACAATTAACTGCAATTTTGCTGTTTGGTGTTTCTAGTTAGCAAGTGATGAGCATGGTCAAAGAGAGGACCGTCTGGAAAATCTTTGGTGTCATTAGGTATAATCTCATATGTTATTTTACAGTATTTTGGTCTCACTAGTAGGCACAGTCGTGTGTGGCTTAGTTAGTGTCAGTAGGTATAGTCTCCACTAGTACATATTCCTTTGGTCTCAACCCCAAAAAATTAAACCTAACTTGACGGATCagttcaattaaaaaaaaaaaagcattaatGCAAGCATAACGCAATTTACAAGCACCAAATAAATCAGTCATAAGAGCTGACCCAACCTTGGTAGGAGGATCACTGAACTCAAAGTTGTTCCATGTTAAAACTCTAATTCGCCATTTGGTCAACAACACAGTTCACTTTGGAGTAGGATTTTTTCTCCTTCTATCTCTCTCATCTTCCCTTCTCTCATATTTAAACAGTTACGAAtaaaccacgtcaatattttattttgaaatttttatatagagaaaaaagcaaaaaagaaaagtgagaggagaaggaagaaaatgataatataaagggagagaatcctactcccctTAAAAATATGTTTCAACTCGTATCTTACTAAGTGTCTTATCATTGATCTACAACTGCTCAAATTCATACCAAGAGAATGAAAGTTGTCAATCAGGTTTTCTCGTAAACCCTCCCAATCAATCAACATATGAACCTCATTAACCACGTTCCAATTCCACCCTCATGTATTGTATACGCGCGTACAGACACAAGAATTTATTGTCTATAGGTCTTTCAATATCCTCTTaagccatctccaactgaatggcttgttttagccctctggccctccaagatattaaggTTATCTCTAACCGAAGAGTCCAGAGGATCAGATggtcgaaaatagcccgaaaatgtctccaatcgagggttaggccagagggctcgtgggccccacggAATATGAAATGGCCAAAGGGCTGGCCCAATGCAGCCAGCCAGCCCAGGAATTGCCAGAAATTTAAGAATTGATGTCAGATATAACCGACATCATTGTTATtaatcatgtcggttatatctaATAGGAATTCTtaaacaaattttttaatccaacggctagccgACGTCAGCTAGgcattatttttgaatttttttatttacagttttatttatttatttttatttacaatttttttttcctataacttctatttttaaattctattttttttctataacttcctataacttctatattacaaaatttgtttcatatttttttttaaattctattttttccctataacttcctaagccatcatacaacattaaattaaattaagtaacataaaacaacattaaacaatatgaaaaaacattaaataatattaaccaacataaaaattatacaacataaaaaagaCATTTAACagcatgaaacttaaacaacatttttaagaacatttaacaacataaaacttaaacgcctacTTGTGACGACTCATCCCTACTTTTCACTGAAATTTCTTTTCCATTGGTGTGAACTAACGATTTTACCCCTTTTTGGACAAAAGTGGAATCTAACGTGGACGTGGTTTTCAGCTTTCAGTttcattttcttggttttgTATTAAATTAGTACTCATTGCCACGAACGCGTAAGTGCGTGTTAGACTTGAATCAGATCTGTAATGAGAAAGCTACGCTCTGTTAAAGTACGTTAACTACATGTATTTTTGTACACGCACGTGCAAATTTACAGTGTCGAAACACTGTCAAAAGGATAGATTTTGTATAATTAAAATTGTACAAATCCATCTAATCCCTAAAAGGGATCCGGTCCCCTTCTTTCACACCCATCAACCATCAaacttttgttttttccttcttttcctctCCACCACTCACATCCTTTCCTTCCTTGTGGCACCCAATCACTTGTTCCCTCAATTTGGTATCCAATCAATGACCTTCACACTCACAATAGCCACCAATAAAAAACTcaactttctctttctctctctcccccgaAGGTCTCATTTTCACTCTCTCGCTCTCTGCAACAAAGAAAAACCACCCTCAAAAGTCACAAGCGAGACCTGCAACCTACACCATTGAATCCCCCTCAACCCCACGAACACAACCATGCAACCAGATTTGAGAACGGATGAGTTTTGACTCACTAACTCGGAAAGTA
Protein-coding sequences here:
- the LOC103404445 gene encoding aquaporin NIP2-1-like produces the protein MAPIDQLASPENHPATSQNPNTYDHNPQSPIVEQPYYPHGFFKKVVAEMIATYMLVFATAGSAALAASDEHQVSKLGASIAGGLIITVMIYAVGHISGAHMNPAVTLAFAAVRHFPWKQVPIYAVAQLAGSISASFTLYVLLHPIKQLGTTSPSGSETQALIAEIIMTFSMVFIASAVATDTKAVGELAGIAVGSAVCITSIFAGPISGGSMNPARTIGPAIASAYYKGIWVYVVGPVIGALLGSWSYSFIRVSDNPIQAVSPPSFAFNLRRIKSDSNGQLTFRDPLDSA